A portion of the Algisphaera agarilytica genome contains these proteins:
- a CDS encoding L-threonylcarbamoyladenylate synthase — protein sequence MASEQEIEDAGQLLRDGGIVAMPTETVYGLAAHALDADAVAKVFAAKARPSFDPLIVHVPDADTAWSLVAIDQLHDGLHGLPEVLTQAFWPGPLTMVLPKREFIPGIVTSGLQTVGVRVPAHPVAQQLLEAAGVPLAAPSANTFGGISPTRAEHVTVECDAVLDGGPCETGVESTVVGFDADASASGVVVLRLGGTSVEAIEAVVGGAVAVAKPGEKIASPGMLDRHYAPRTPLRLVDRIEDLDPASLGNQRVGLLSLRGEQGRGMGFAAAEVLSPSADLVVAAAQLFEAMHRLDRAGLDLIVAQRVPDRGLGRAINDRLRRAATA from the coding sequence ATGGCCAGCGAACAAGAGATTGAAGACGCCGGGCAGCTGCTCCGCGACGGCGGCATCGTGGCGATGCCCACCGAGACGGTGTACGGCTTGGCGGCGCACGCGCTCGACGCCGACGCGGTGGCGAAGGTGTTCGCCGCGAAGGCGCGGCCGAGTTTTGATCCGTTGATCGTCCACGTGCCGGACGCGGATACCGCTTGGTCGTTGGTGGCGATCGATCAACTCCACGACGGGTTGCACGGCTTGCCCGAGGTGTTGACCCAGGCATTTTGGCCCGGGCCGTTGACGATGGTGCTGCCCAAGCGCGAGTTCATCCCGGGGATCGTGACGTCGGGCTTGCAGACCGTCGGCGTGCGTGTGCCCGCCCACCCGGTGGCGCAGCAGCTGCTCGAGGCGGCGGGGGTGCCACTCGCCGCGCCGTCGGCAAACACGTTCGGCGGGATCAGCCCGACACGCGCCGAACACGTCACCGTTGAGTGTGACGCGGTGCTGGATGGCGGGCCTTGTGAGACCGGCGTCGAGTCCACCGTGGTGGGTTTTGACGCCGACGCCTCGGCCAGCGGGGTGGTGGTGCTGCGCCTGGGTGGCACGTCGGTCGAAGCGATCGAAGCGGTCGTCGGCGGGGCGGTGGCGGTGGCGAAGCCCGGTGAAAAGATCGCGTCGCCGGGCATGCTCGACCGTCACTACGCACCGCGCACACCGCTGCGTTTGGTCGACCGCATCGAAGACCTCGACCCGGCTTCGCTGGGCAATCAGCGCGTGGGCCTGCTGAGCCTGCGCGGCGAACAGGGACGGGGCATGGGCTTCGCCGCGGCGGAGGTGCTCAGCCCCTCGGCCGACCTGGTGGTGGCGGCGGCACAACTCTTCGAAGCGATGCACCGCCTCGACCGCGCGGGGCTCGACCTGATCGTTGCGCAACGCGTGCCAGACCGGGGCCTGGGGCGGGCGATCAACGATCGGCTCCGCCGTGCGGCGACCGCGTGA
- a CDS encoding SAM-dependent methyltransferase, whose protein sequence is MEPLDEKKFASRGGLKLEAALEHFGIDVTDATCADLGCSTGGFVDCLVQRGAAKVFAVDTAYGELAWKLRQDDRVVVMERTNALHAKPQAACDVVSLDLGWTKQDKAIPVALRWLSDSPDARIVSLVKPHYESGQHKLTNEEADAETQRVVDEVLPGLGVEVLGWIRSPIRGGKGKNLEHLAVLKRA, encoded by the coding sequence ATGGAACCCCTGGACGAAAAGAAGTTCGCTTCACGCGGCGGCTTGAAGCTGGAGGCGGCGCTCGAACACTTCGGCATCGATGTGACCGACGCGACGTGTGCCGACCTGGGCTGCTCGACCGGCGGGTTCGTGGATTGCCTGGTCCAACGCGGCGCCGCGAAAGTCTTTGCGGTGGATACCGCCTACGGCGAACTCGCGTGGAAGCTGCGGCAAGACGACCGCGTGGTCGTGATGGAACGCACCAATGCCTTGCACGCTAAGCCACAAGCGGCTTGCGATGTGGTTTCGCTCGACCTGGGCTGGACCAAACAGGACAAGGCGATCCCGGTGGCGCTGCGTTGGCTGAGCGATTCGCCGGACGCGCGGATCGTGTCGCTGGTGAAGCCGCACTACGAATCGGGGCAGCACAAACTGACGAACGAAGAGGCGGACGCCGAGACCCAGCGGGTGGTGGACGAGGTGCTGCCGGGGCTGGGCGTGGAAGTTCTCGGCTGGATCCGTTCGCCGATCCGCGGGGGCAAGGGGAAGAACCTGGAGCACTTGGCGGTGTTGAAGCGGGCGTGA
- a CDS encoding aldo/keto reductase, producing MNSRRHFLKSVVASTAGLGAAATSSTSSAQANDAKAEPAAGKVDRRRLGRLEAEVSILGLGLGSAFIRPYDQDREAGHALLQSALDLGINYWDTARGYKTSEEIIGPVVKANRDRIFLVSKSAARDYDGFMREVETSLTNLQTDRLDLLHLHNLKPDKDDLAQMEKGCVRAVRELIDQKVVPHFGVTGHSGARFLMDAIERFDPDALLSVYPCTRDDEGRYEDELLPLARERDMGVIAMKTVRRARNADLVGTDLVRYALSLDGIATTIVGLDTLDHLNANSQMATNFEPLDLAQRDAMHREVTTAVASIPTPWEQPGYEDGAGLA from the coding sequence ATGAATTCACGCCGTCACTTCCTGAAATCGGTCGTCGCCAGCACCGCGGGTTTGGGTGCCGCCGCGACGTCTTCTACCTCTTCCGCACAAGCCAACGACGCCAAGGCCGAGCCCGCCGCGGGCAAGGTCGACCGCCGCCGTTTAGGCCGGCTCGAAGCCGAGGTCTCGATCCTCGGCCTCGGTTTGGGGTCGGCGTTTATCCGGCCCTACGACCAGGACCGCGAGGCCGGCCACGCCCTGCTCCAAAGCGCCCTCGACCTCGGCATCAATTACTGGGACACCGCCCGCGGTTACAAGACCAGCGAAGAAATCATCGGCCCGGTGGTCAAAGCGAACCGCGACCGCATCTTCCTGGTCAGCAAGAGCGCCGCCCGTGACTACGACGGCTTCATGCGCGAAGTCGAAACCAGCCTGACGAATCTGCAAACCGATCGTCTCGACCTGCTGCACCTGCACAACCTCAAGCCCGACAAAGACGACCTCGCCCAGATGGAAAAGGGCTGTGTCCGGGCGGTGCGGGAACTGATCGACCAGAAGGTCGTTCCGCACTTCGGCGTCACCGGCCACAGCGGCGCACGTTTTCTCATGGACGCGATCGAACGTTTTGACCCCGACGCGTTACTGAGCGTGTATCCCTGCACGCGCGACGACGAAGGGCGTTACGAAGACGAACTGCTCCCGCTGGCCCGCGAGCGCGATATGGGCGTGATCGCGATGAAGACGGTCCGCCGTGCCCGCAACGCCGACCTCGTGGGCACCGACCTCGTCCGCTACGCCCTGAGCCTCGACGGCATCGCCACCACCATCGTCGGCCTCGACACTTTGGACCACCTCAACGCCAACTCCCAGATGGCCACCAACTTCGAGCCCCTGGACCTCGCCCAACGCGACGCGATGCACCGAGAGGTTACGACCGCGGTCGCGAGCATCCCCACGCCGTGGGAACAGCCGGGGTACGAAGACGGAGCCGGCCTCGCGTGA
- the erpA gene encoding iron-sulfur cluster insertion protein ErpA → MGIELSETAAREIKTIIEQQELDAENVRLRVGVKGGGCSGFSYLLDLTEQFRDTDETFEQHGVKIVCDPKSYLYLNGTNVDFKDEVMGRGFVFNNPNATSSCGCGSSFSA, encoded by the coding sequence ATGGGCATCGAATTATCTGAAACCGCCGCCCGCGAAATCAAGACCATCATCGAGCAGCAAGAGCTCGACGCCGAAAACGTCCGCCTCCGCGTGGGCGTCAAGGGCGGCGGCTGCTCGGGCTTCAGCTACCTGCTGGACCTGACCGAGCAGTTCCGCGACACCGACGAAACCTTCGAGCAGCACGGCGTCAAGATCGTCTGCGACCCCAAGAGCTACCTCTACCTCAACGGCACCAACGTCGACTTCAAAGACGAAGTCATGGGCCGTGGGTTCGTCTTCAACAACCCCAACGCCACCAGCAGCTGCGGCTGCGGGTCCAGCTTCAGCGCCTAA
- a CDS encoding RrF2 family transcriptional regulator, which produces MLQLTRKTDYALVALADLARRKLDEAGPTSARTIAEAYSMPLPLLMNILKELAQAKLVTSTRGASGGYQIAVEPSRVSMLEVINAIEGPVKLSPCCDQLPIADQGCGREDLCPIHQGINRVHRRIIDFFGQVMLNELIDEQVVTTPLSTSAKS; this is translated from the coding sequence ATGCTACAGCTCACGCGAAAAACAGACTACGCCCTGGTTGCGCTGGCCGATCTGGCCCGACGGAAGCTAGACGAGGCCGGCCCAACCAGCGCCCGGACCATCGCCGAGGCCTACAGCATGCCCCTGCCCCTGCTGATGAACATCCTCAAGGAACTGGCCCAGGCCAAGCTCGTGACCTCGACCCGGGGCGCCTCGGGTGGCTACCAGATCGCGGTCGAGCCCTCGCGAGTCTCGATGCTGGAAGTCATCAACGCGATCGAGGGCCCGGTCAAGCTCTCGCCCTGCTGCGATCAGCTCCCCATCGCCGACCAGGGCTGCGGCCGGGAAGACCTCTGCCCGATCCACCAGGGGATCAACCGGGTCCACCGCCGGATCATCGACTTCTTCGGCCAGGTCATGCTCAACGAGCTGATCGACGAGCAGGTCGTCACCACGCCCCTGTCGACCAGCGCCAAATCCTGA
- a CDS encoding adenylate kinase family protein, with the protein MPDHPTYKTILLFGAPGAGKGTQGAILGRIPGFYHCSCGDVFRNIDISTELGRKFYEYSSRGELVPDEITVQMWARAIHARTILGDYKPAADLLILDGIPRTLEQACIMDEHIEVLKIIHLTCSDEEAMFERLRRRALKSNRHDDADEKVIRHRWEVYEEETAPVLQHYPADTIVDIDSIGSPARILHDILDHAVPQQDSHFKAFEG; encoded by the coding sequence ATGCCCGACCACCCAACATACAAAACCATCCTGCTGTTTGGTGCCCCCGGCGCGGGCAAAGGCACGCAGGGTGCGATCCTGGGGCGGATCCCGGGCTTCTACCACTGCTCCTGCGGCGACGTGTTCCGCAACATCGACATCAGCACCGAGCTGGGCCGGAAGTTCTACGAGTATTCGTCTCGGGGCGAGCTGGTGCCGGACGAGATCACGGTGCAGATGTGGGCCCGTGCGATCCACGCCCGGACGATCCTCGGGGACTACAAGCCCGCCGCCGACCTCCTGATCCTCGACGGCATCCCCCGGACGCTCGAGCAGGCCTGCATCATGGACGAGCACATCGAGGTGCTCAAGATCATCCACCTGACCTGCTCGGATGAAGAGGCGATGTTCGAACGCCTGCGTCGGCGGGCCCTGAAGAGCAACCGCCACGACGACGCGGACGAGAAGGTCATCCGCCACCGCTGGGAGGTCTACGAGGAAGAGACCGCACCCGTCCTCCAGCACTACCCGGCAGACACGATTGTCGACATCGACTCGATCGGCTCGCCCGCCCGGATCCTCCACGACATCCTCGACCACGCGGTGCCCCAACAGGACAGCCACTTCAAGGCGTTCGAGGGATAA
- a CDS encoding NAD-dependent epimerase/dehydratase family protein translates to MRIFITGAGGRIGSGVAEHLQEVGHEVVATDVAYRPELPFRLHLADLCDEQAVYPLIEGCDAVIHLGNHAHAHAVRPEQKVLTQNMAMNANVYYAALQVGIRNIVGISSVQATLGYHSSRLRRGEMRVCHHPYLPFDGNLPRNTGNNSYAMSKSFGEQMLEAMTTEYANLAAISVRLPWVEFVKRRHNWHYFKPLEPTDRRLAEGMTYITSDDVATALRAMVEQPAAGYRQYFIAQSLVVKGMTNAEVAAKYLPDLEVRGPMDGGHGLVDLSAMQRDFNWQPEHPPIEVDLAADHVSAEA, encoded by the coding sequence ATGCGAATTTTCATTACTGGTGCGGGAGGTCGAATCGGGTCTGGCGTGGCGGAACACCTCCAGGAAGTGGGCCACGAGGTCGTGGCCACGGACGTGGCGTACCGCCCCGAACTGCCCTTCCGCCTGCACCTGGCCGACCTCTGCGACGAACAAGCGGTCTACCCGTTGATCGAGGGCTGTGACGCGGTGATCCACTTGGGCAACCACGCCCACGCCCACGCCGTACGCCCCGAGCAGAAGGTGCTGACGCAGAACATGGCGATGAACGCCAACGTGTACTACGCCGCCCTGCAGGTGGGCATCCGCAACATCGTGGGCATCAGTTCCGTCCAGGCCACGCTGGGCTACCACAGCTCGCGCCTGCGGCGGGGTGAGATGCGGGTTTGTCATCACCCCTATCTTCCGTTTGATGGCAACCTCCCTCGCAACACCGGCAACAACTCGTATGCGATGAGCAAGTCCTTCGGCGAACAGATGCTCGAAGCGATGACCACCGAGTACGCCAACCTCGCCGCGATCTCGGTCCGCCTGCCTTGGGTCGAGTTTGTGAAGCGTCGGCACAACTGGCACTACTTCAAGCCCCTGGAGCCCACCGACCGCAGGTTGGCCGAGGGCATGACTTACATCACCAGCGACGACGTGGCGACCGCCCTGCGCGCGATGGTCGAGCAGCCCGCGGCGGGCTACCGCCAGTACTTCATCGCGCAGTCGTTGGTGGTCAAGGGGATGACCAACGCCGAGGTCGCCGCGAAGTATCTGCCCGACCTGGAAGTGCGCGGCCCCATGGATGGCGGGCACGGCCTGGTCGATCTCTCGGCCATGCAACGCGATTTCAACTGGCAGCCCGAACACCCGCCCATCGAGGTTGATCTGGCCGCCGACCACGTCTCGGCCGAGGCGTAG
- a CDS encoding ArnT family glycosyltransferase, producing MADPSEANTPDHADAVPAPPHDGQGRLVCRLGWVAFALLCVFPLFFSLGNHPIHGDSEARYGVVARGMALGQTPLLVPTYFDQPHLTKPPLTYWLMAGSIRLLGDGELALRIPAALSGVLTLAIVFGLGYRLHGARRAAVATAILSVTPMFVVISRMGITDGLLGLFSTAALACGVLAVKDRRGYWVTGLWLAVALGLLTKGPAALLAPGALMIWLLVTGQRESLRRIRPVLGLLAALLPLAGWALLIAWQHPEAWAIWKYQTFDRAVGTGDHPEPWWFFFPVLLVGLLPATALLLAHRPAQLRVALAELRESKSEVLLWLMMAGLTLLVFTLISGKLMSYLMPLAAPLAWWVGGEKFIKEEKTKKYKYQYFVFFALLVCLALAFGMIWRDFGPAEAAYLWPLVLVLIVGATLDWRGVWRSGSRKITGSIAMWLAMLNVVAWACIAEDRVYGRHSVPAAVAEVRAATGLEHPQILTVGFGDRSLPYYTQRPTRWIDPRVLPDAWEAMRKDDLILLADPEKWDIFDADPYWDLSQRFERVDLEVLLGYEGQRLRVYQTTQPYRQP from the coding sequence ATGGCCGACCCGTCCGAAGCCAACACGCCTGATCATGCCGACGCCGTACCCGCCCCGCCGCACGATGGGCAGGGGCGACTCGTGTGCCGCCTCGGCTGGGTGGCCTTCGCGCTGCTGTGCGTGTTCCCCTTGTTTTTCAGCCTGGGCAACCACCCGATCCACGGCGATTCCGAGGCCCGCTACGGCGTGGTTGCGCGCGGCATGGCGTTGGGGCAGACCCCCCTGCTCGTCCCCACCTACTTCGATCAGCCGCACCTGACCAAGCCGCCGTTGACCTATTGGCTGATGGCGGGTTCGATCCGGCTGCTGGGCGATGGGGAGCTGGCGCTCCGCATCCCCGCGGCGTTATCGGGCGTGCTGACCCTGGCGATCGTCTTCGGGTTGGGGTATCGGCTGCACGGCGCCCGCCGGGCGGCGGTGGCGACGGCGATCCTGTCGGTGACACCCATGTTCGTCGTGATCAGCCGGATGGGCATCACCGACGGCCTATTGGGCCTGTTCAGCACGGCGGCCCTGGCCTGCGGGGTGCTCGCGGTAAAGGACCGCCGGGGGTATTGGGTGACGGGGTTGTGGTTGGCCGTGGCGCTGGGGCTGCTCACCAAGGGGCCGGCGGCACTGCTTGCGCCCGGAGCACTGATGATCTGGCTGCTCGTGACGGGGCAACGCGAATCCCTCCGCAGGATTCGCCCCGTGCTCGGGCTGCTCGCCGCCCTGCTTCCGCTGGCGGGCTGGGCGCTGCTGATTGCCTGGCAACACCCCGAGGCATGGGCCATCTGGAAGTACCAGACGTTTGACCGGGCCGTCGGCACGGGCGACCACCCCGAGCCCTGGTGGTTCTTCTTCCCCGTGCTATTGGTCGGCCTGCTCCCCGCCACCGCCCTGCTCCTCGCCCACCGCCCCGCACAACTACGCGTTGCCCTGGCGGAGCTGCGAGAGTCAAAATCCGAGGTGCTGCTCTGGCTGATGATGGCCGGGCTAACCCTCTTGGTGTTCACGCTGATCAGCGGGAAGCTCATGAGCTACCTGATGCCGCTCGCCGCTCCTCTGGCGTGGTGGGTTGGCGGAGAAAAATTTATAAAAGAAGAAAAAACAAAAAAATATAAATATCAATACTTTGTTTTTTTTGCATTGCTCGTTTGCTTAGCGCTGGCGTTTGGAATGATTTGGAGGGATTTTGGCCCGGCTGAGGCCGCTTATCTCTGGCCGCTTGTGTTGGTATTGATCGTCGGGGCTACGCTGGATTGGCGGGGTGTCTGGCGTTCCGGATCCAGGAAGATCACGGGGTCGATCGCGATGTGGCTGGCGATGTTGAACGTGGTTGCCTGGGCGTGCATCGCGGAGGACCGGGTCTATGGCCGCCACTCCGTGCCGGCCGCCGTGGCCGAGGTCCGCGCAGCCACCGGGCTGGAGCACCCGCAGATCCTGACCGTTGGATTCGGCGACCGCAGCCTTCCCTACTACACCCAACGCCCGACGCGTTGGATCGATCCACGTGTCTTACCCGATGCCTGGGAGGCGATGCGAAAGGATGATCTCATCCTTTTGGCTGATCCTGAGAAGTGGGATATTTTCGATGCTGACCCGTATTGGGATCTGAGTCAGCGATTCGAGCGTGTCGATCTCGAGGTTCTTTTGGGGTACGAAGGACAACGGCTGCGCGTCTATCAGACCACGCAGCCGTATCGTCAGCCGTAG
- a CDS encoding ParB/RepB/Spo0J family partition protein produces MEHLTVKLGLIRCLSYWISLFDTEVVMADASQSGGGSGSKKRPSRLGRGLSSLMATPVPVGAPEGGAGTEAKSSPEPATVGGGAVAVAEPKADESSIVDGGYSRIAVNSVTPNASQPRQHFDEEALGRLAESIRREGLIQPIVVRKTGENQFELVAGERRWRAAQVAGLEAIPAFVKALNDKQVAEWALIENLQREDLNPIERAEAFQRLGDVFGLNHEAIAERVGLERSTVTNLLRLLKLAPPVRDMVVRGLLSMGQSRALAGVEDPAQQLALAEKTIKDGLTVRQVEAEAKAISAGETKPTPAAKKAARAAYLDDLERQIGEQLSTKVQIKTARKKGAGTLSIQFYSIDQFDELLGKLGVETQ; encoded by the coding sequence GTGGAACACTTGACCGTAAAACTTGGATTGATACGCTGTCTGAGTTACTGGATTTCTTTATTCGACACGGAGGTCGTCATGGCAGATGCGTCACAAAGCGGCGGGGGTTCGGGCTCCAAGAAACGCCCTTCTCGGCTTGGCCGGGGATTGAGTAGTTTGATGGCGACTCCGGTGCCGGTGGGTGCTCCGGAAGGTGGGGCTGGTACGGAGGCGAAGTCCAGCCCGGAACCAGCGACAGTCGGCGGAGGGGCGGTGGCCGTGGCTGAACCCAAGGCGGATGAATCGTCAATCGTGGACGGGGGCTACTCACGGATAGCCGTAAACTCGGTAACGCCGAACGCGTCTCAGCCCCGGCAGCATTTCGATGAAGAAGCTCTGGGTCGGTTGGCGGAGTCGATCCGGCGGGAAGGGTTGATTCAGCCGATCGTGGTGCGGAAGACGGGTGAGAATCAATTTGAATTGGTGGCGGGGGAGCGTCGTTGGCGGGCAGCCCAAGTGGCGGGGCTGGAAGCGATTCCCGCATTCGTCAAGGCTTTGAATGACAAGCAGGTTGCCGAGTGGGCCCTGATCGAGAACCTGCAGCGGGAAGACCTGAATCCCATCGAAAGGGCGGAGGCGTTCCAGCGGCTGGGGGATGTGTTCGGCCTGAACCACGAGGCGATCGCTGAGCGTGTGGGGCTGGAGCGGTCAACCGTAACCAACCTGCTCCGGCTCCTGAAACTCGCCCCCCCTGTCCGGGACATGGTGGTCCGTGGGCTGCTGTCCATGGGCCAATCGCGGGCCCTGGCTGGGGTCGAGGATCCCGCCCAACAACTGGCCCTGGCGGAGAAAACGATCAAGGACGGGCTGACCGTTCGACAGGTCGAGGCTGAGGCCAAAGCGATTTCAGCAGGTGAAACAAAGCCCACCCCCGCCGCGAAGAAGGCCGCCCGTGCCGCGTATCTCGACGACCTTGAACGCCAGATCGGCGAGCAGCTGAGCACCAAGGTCCAGATCAAGACCGCCCGGAAGAAGGGGGCCGGCACGCTGAGCATCCAGTTCTACAGCATCGATCAGTTCGACGAACTGCTGGGCAAGCTGGGCGTTGAAACCCAGTAA
- the xerD gene encoding site-specific tyrosine recombinase XerD has product MNPSTLSSDQSPKPRAKAKARNRAAGSTPNVAAVKTSATPLQVAASSAPDMRRRKAVTTPATESSKKQSRFEPPVTAFLAYIRIECGFSPATLAAYGGDLRDLWVWMVKQKQHSWNDLTPERIAEHLKSLEAKGHAVSTIARHVATIRVFCRFLKANEHTDADPAEQLTQPQTWSRLPTVLGDEQIEKLLSAPDPDALLYLRDVALMEMLYAGGLRASEIADLLTTGIHYDLGVIRVMGKGSKERVVPLGQPALKALRRYTDELREDLVRENAPTDRVFLSRTGQPITRIVVWQIVKRHAEKAGLSHVHPHTLRHSFATHLLAGGADLRVVQELLGHSNIKTTQIYTHVDRSRLKEVLTKFHPRP; this is encoded by the coding sequence TTGAACCCCTCCACCCTTTCTTCCGATCAGTCCCCCAAGCCCCGAGCCAAAGCCAAGGCCCGCAACCGCGCCGCCGGCAGCACGCCCAATGTGGCCGCCGTCAAAACCTCGGCCACGCCGTTGCAGGTCGCCGCGTCATCCGCTCCCGACATGCGCCGGAGAAAGGCCGTGACCACGCCCGCCACTGAATCATCGAAGAAGCAGTCGCGTTTCGAGCCGCCGGTCACCGCGTTCCTCGCCTACATCCGCATCGAGTGCGGCTTCTCGCCCGCCACCCTCGCCGCCTACGGCGGTGACCTGCGCGACCTCTGGGTGTGGATGGTCAAGCAGAAACAACACAGCTGGAATGACCTGACCCCCGAACGGATTGCCGAGCACCTCAAGTCGCTCGAAGCCAAGGGCCACGCGGTCTCCACCATCGCGCGTCACGTCGCGACGATCCGCGTGTTCTGCCGTTTCCTCAAAGCCAACGAACACACCGACGCCGACCCTGCCGAGCAGCTAACACAGCCGCAGACCTGGTCGCGCCTGCCCACCGTGCTCGGCGACGAACAGATCGAGAAGCTGCTCTCGGCCCCCGACCCCGATGCGCTTCTTTATCTGCGCGACGTGGCGTTGATGGAGATGCTCTACGCCGGCGGACTCCGCGCCAGCGAGATCGCCGACCTGTTGACCACCGGCATCCACTACGACTTGGGTGTGATCCGCGTGATGGGCAAGGGATCGAAAGAACGTGTGGTCCCGCTCGGTCAGCCGGCACTCAAGGCGCTGCGCCGTTATACCGACGAGCTGCGCGAAGACCTGGTCCGCGAGAACGCGCCGACCGATCGCGTGTTCCTTTCGCGCACCGGCCAACCCATCACCCGCATCGTCGTTTGGCAGATCGTCAAGCGTCACGCCGAGAAGGCGGGCTTGTCGCACGTCCACCCGCACACGCTGCGTCACTCGTTCGCAACGCACCTGCTCGCCGGCGGGGCGGACCTGCGTGTGGTGCAGGAACTACTCGGCCACTCCAACATTAAGACGACGCAGATCTACACCCACGTCGATCGCTCGCGCTTGAAAGAAGTGCTGACCAAGTTCCATCCCCGGCCGTGA
- a CDS encoding diguanylate cyclase has protein sequence MSKGLSTHRHHSGPAIRLRGLWRRYFSGLNRRRKLHQEVHQLRRQLHQLSTDNLALAERNEAVERLSAELMRFNLDLSQVSRLDPMTGLLNRAAFEACLAQEHAMTASALAMGQVRPYSVIMIDVDHFKSFNDAKGHPEGDRCLVAVAQAVQAAVRRTDFVGRYGGEELIVLCPGLDTAAAANLAERLRQAVRNLNIDHPASGVAPVVTISLGLATAGQEGCSNENGSSVVLAADRMLYQAKSAGRDRVIAA, from the coding sequence ATGTCCAAAGGTTTGTCCACACACCGCCACCATTCGGGACCGGCTATTCGGCTCCGCGGGCTTTGGCGACGCTATTTTTCGGGACTGAATCGCCGACGAAAGCTGCACCAGGAAGTGCACCAGCTGCGTCGCCAACTCCACCAACTGAGCACCGACAATCTCGCCCTGGCGGAACGCAACGAAGCGGTTGAACGCCTCTCGGCCGAGCTCATGCGTTTCAACCTCGACCTCTCGCAGGTCAGCCGGCTCGACCCGATGACCGGACTGCTCAACCGCGCCGCCTTCGAGGCCTGCCTCGCCCAGGAACACGCGATGACCGCGTCCGCCCTGGCCATGGGACAGGTTCGGCCCTACAGCGTGATCATGATCGATGTCGATCACTTCAAGTCCTTCAACGACGCCAAGGGCCACCCCGAGGGCGATCGATGCCTGGTCGCCGTCGCCCAAGCGGTGCAGGCCGCCGTCCGTCGCACCGATTTCGTTGGGCGTTACGGCGGCGAAGAACTCATCGTGCTCTGCCCCGGGCTCGACACCGCCGCCGCCGCCAACCTGGCCGAGCGCCTCCGCCAAGCGGTCCGCAACCTCAACATCGACCACCCCGCCAGCGGCGTGGCCCCGGTCGTCACCATCAGCCTCGGCCTGGCCACCGCCGGGCAGGAAGGCTGTTCCAACGAGAACGGCTCGTCCGTTGTGCTCGCCGCCGACCGCATGCTGTATCAGGCCAAGAGCGCTGGACGCGACCGCGTCATCGCCGCCTGA